A genomic stretch from Mya arenaria isolate MELC-2E11 chromosome 10, ASM2691426v1 includes:
- the LOC128204044 gene encoding transport and Golgi organization protein 11-like: MAEDTDKYNRRSFVASLPSDYSDVQPQSYDPDFISSISNQMQVPDKIPVLNGGDTEFDMRRGMDWSDDRGKSHAMNVPERIMLAGGGHHVGGRQDVHLNFDSLPRGSSETVGLLTPPHTLTLDEQFPSLESSNDDEEVEGINAEPRVPNGRTVALRTPTTPLSDSLMLSGEDSVLLRSQLMKLNRRLHTMERQQELLANREKLAFGAAMGYFMIKFVFWFFRSK, encoded by the exons TACAACCGGAGGAGCTTTGTGGCAAGCCTTCCATCTGACTACAGTGATGTTCAGCCTCAAAGCTACGACCCAGACTTTATCTCTTCCATTAGTAATCAGATGCAGGTTCCAGACAAAATCCCCGTACTCAACGGAGGAGACACAG AGTTTGACATGCGAAGGGGGATGGACTGGTCAGATGATAGAGGGAAGTCACATGCAATGAATGTGCCGGAGCGAATCATGCTGGCAG GAGGTGGGCACCATGTTGGCGGAAGGCAGGATGTTCATCTGAACTTTGACAGCCTGCCTCGGGGTAGCTCAGAGACAGTGGGGCTGCTGACTCCACCCCATACACTCACCCTTGACGAGCAGTTCCCTTCCCTAGAATCCAGCAACGATGATGAAGAGGTGGAGGGGATAAACGCTGAACCCAGGGTCCCAAACGG GAGAACAGTGGCACTGCGGACGCCGACCACACCACTATCAGATTCCCTTATGCTGTCTGGCGAGGATTCTGTTCTGCTCAGATCACAG TTGATGAAACTGAATAGACGCTTACACACCATGGAGAGACAACAGGAGCTACTGGCAAATAGAGAGAAACTTGCCTTTGGAGCGGCGATGGGCTACTTCATGATCAAATTTGTCTTCTGGTTTTTCCGCAGCAAATGA